In Solenopsis invicta isolate M01_SB chromosome 1, UNIL_Sinv_3.0, whole genome shotgun sequence, one genomic interval encodes:
- the LOC105201830 gene encoding dynamin isoform X15: MAGNTGMEQLIPIVNKLQDAFTQLGVHMQLDLPQIAVVGGQSAGKSSVLENFVGKDFLPRGSGIVTRRPLILQLINSPTEHAEFLHCKGKQFVDFNEVRKEIEAETDRVTGSNKGISNIPINLRVYSPNVLNLTLIDLPGLTKVPIGDQPADIEAQIKAMIFQFIKRENCLILAVTPANTDLANSDALKLAKEVDPQGVRTIGVITKLDLMDDGTDARDILENKLLPLRRGYIGVVNRSQKDIEGRKDIKNALAAERKFFLSHPSYRHLADRLGTPYLQRVLNQQLTNHIRDTLPALRDRLQKQQLALEKDVEQYKHFRPDDPAIKTKAMLQKTFLRMIQQLQSDFERTIEGSGSAQINTMELSGGAKINRLFHERFPFEIVKMEFDEKELRKEIAFAIRNIHGIRVGLFTPDMAFEAIVKKQINRLKEPSLKCVDLVVQELSNVVRICTDRMSRYPRLREETERIITTHIRQREQMCKEQLILLVDCELAYMNTNHEDFIGFANAAASSHNASAQQSSENSVKSGRHTLGNQVIRKGYMCIHNLGIMKGGSRDYWFVLTSESISWFKDEEEREKKYMLPLDGLKLRDLEQGFMSRRHLFALFNPEGRNVYKDYKQLELSCETQDDVDSWKASFLRAGVYPEKSTEQTNGEEEGYEGGTEGQSSMDPQLERQVETIRNLVDSYMKIVTKTTRDLVPKTIMMLIINNAKDFINGELLAHLYASGDQASMMEESPEEAQKREEMLRMYHACKEALRIIGDVSMATVSTPVPPPVKNDWLVSGENPSLGLSPPSPGGPRRGVTQPPPISSSRAPPPVPASGRPAPAIPNRPGPGGPPPTRANPGLPPPMIPSAAIGKIRDVLYKFFYFNLLYCYVRYS, translated from the exons ATGGCGGGCAATACGGGTATGGAGCAGTTGATCCCGATCGTGAACAAGCTGCAGGATGCGTTCACGCAGCTCGGCGTGCATATGCAGCTCGATCTGCCGCAGATCGCGGTGGTGGGCGGCCAGAGCGCGGGCAAGAGCTCTGTGCTCGAGAACTTCGTCGGCAA AGACTTCTTGCCAAGAGGTTCAGGCATTGTGACAAGGAGACCTCTCATCTTACAGTTGATTAACAGCCCAACTG AACATGCAGAATTTTTGCATTGTAAAGGCAAACAATTTGTGGATTTTAACGAAGTACGGAAAGAAATTGAGGCAGAAACAGATAGGGTGACTGGAAGTAACAAGGGCATTTCTAATATACCAATTAATCTCAGAGTATATTCACCCAACG tgCTAAATTTGACATTAATTGATTTACCTGGGCTTACAAAAGTACCGATCGGAGATCAGCCAGCAGATATAGAAGCTCAAATTAAGGCcatgatttttcaatttatcaaaCGTGAAAATTGTCTTATATTGGCAGTTACACCAGCCAATACTGATTTAGCCAATAGTGATGCTCTTAAACTTGCTAAAGAAGTGGATCCACAAG GTGTACGTACAATTGGCGTTATTACCAAACTGGATCTTATGGACGACGGTACCGATGCGAGAgacattttggaaaataaattattgccaTTGAGAAGGGGTTACATTGGTGTTGTTAATAGAAGTCAAAAGGATATAGAAGGACGGAAGGATATCAAAAATGCTTTAGCCGCTGAGCGAAAGTTCTTCCTCAG CCATCCGTCTTATCGTCATCTAGCAGATAGGTTGGGTACACCATATTTGCAGAGAGTTCTCAATCAACAATTAACAAATCATATCAGGGATACCTTGCCAGCTCTAAGAGATAGATTACAAAAGCAGCAGTTAGCTTTAGAGAAGGATGTCGAGCAGTACAAACATTTCAGACCTGATGATCCTGCAATCAAAACAAAGGCTATGTTACA aaaaacgTTTTTAAGGATGATACAGCAGCTTCAGTCAGATTTTGAGAGAACTATAGAAGGCTCAGGTTCAGCACAAATTAATACTATGGAACTTAGTGGTGGTGCAAAAATCAACAGACTTTTCCATGAACGTTTCCCATTCGAAATTGTTAAAATGGAGTTTGATGAAAAAGAATTAAGGAAAGAAATTGCTTTTGCTATCAGAAATATACATG GTATCAGGGTGGGATTATTTACTCCGGATATGGCTTTTGAGGCAATAGtcaaaaaacaaataaacaGACTTAAGGAACCAAGTCTCAAATGTGTAGATTTAGTCGTGCAAGAACTTAGTAATGTTGTACGCATTTGTACAGATAGG ATGTCACGTTATCCAAGATTAAGAGAAGAGACGGAACGTATCATAACGACACACATCAGGCAGCGCGAGCAAATGTGTAAAGAACAGCTAATCTTGCTGGTGGATTGCGAACTTGCATATATGAATACGAATCATGAAGATTTCATCGGTTTTGCGAA CGCTGCAGCCAGTAGCCATAATGCAAG TGCACAGCAATCCTCGGAGAACTCCGTTAAGTCTGGACGGCATACACTAGGCAATCAAGTAATTCGTAAAGGTTACATGTGTATACATAATCTTGGTATTATGAAGGGCGGTTCGAGAGATTACTGGTTTGTTTTAACATCAGAGAGTATCTCCTGGTTCAAGGATGAAGAA gAACGTGAAAAGAAGTACATGTTGCCATTGGATGGGCTGAAATTGCGTGATCTAGAACAAGGTTTCATGTCGCGTCGTCATCTATTTGCGTTATTCAATCCTGAAGGAAGAAACGTTTATAAGGATTATAAACAATTGGAGTTAAGTTGTGAAACGCAAGATGATGTTGACTCCTGGAAGGCGTCATTCCTGAGGGCTGGTGTATATCCCGAAAAATCAACAGAGCAAACAAATGGTGAAGAG GAAGGATATGAG GGTGGAACAGAAGGTCAATCATCGATGGATCCTCAATTGGAGCGTCAGGTGGAAACTATCAGAAACTTAGTAGATTCTTATATGAAGATCGTTACGAAAACTACCCGCGATCTAGTTCCCAAAACAATTATGATGCTTATTATTAACAACGCTAAGGATTTCATTAACGGAGAACTGTTGGCACATCTTTACGCAAGCGGCGATCAG GCTTCGATGATGGAAGAATCTCCAGAAGAGGCACAGAAACGAGAAGAGATGTTACGCATGTATCACGCGTGCAAAGAGGCTCTTCGTATCATTGGAGATGTCTCGATGGCTACGGTTTCAACCCCAGTACCACCGCCCGTGAAGAACGATTGGTTGGTGTCCGGCGAAAATCCAAG TCTTGG ATTATCGCCACCATCTCCTGGTGGTCCAAGACGCGGAGTGACACAGCCACCACCTATTTCTAGCTCACGAGCACCACCACCAGTACCTGCAAGTGGCCGGCCAGCACCAGCCATTCCTAATAGACCTGGTCCAGGTGGACCACCACCAACGCGAGCTAACCCTGGCCTACCTCCACCTATGATACCATC CGCCGCTATTGGAAAAATACGAGacgtattatataaatttttttattttaatttgttatattgttaCGTAAGATATTCGtaa
- the LOC105201830 gene encoding dynamin isoform X9 gives MAGNTGMEQLIPIVNKLQDAFTQLGVHMQLDLPQIAVVGGQSAGKSSVLENFVGKDFLPRGSGIVTRRPLILQLINSPTEHAEFLHCKGKQFVDFNEVRKEIEAETDRVTGSNKGISNIPINLRVYSPNVLNLTLIDLPGLTKVPIGDQPADIEAQIKAMIFQFIKRENCLILAVTPANTDLANSDALKLAKEVDPQGVRTIGVITKLDLMDDGTDARDILENKLLPLRRGYIGVVNRSQKDIEGRKDIKNALAAERKFFLSHPSYRHLADRLGTPYLQRVLNQQLTNHIRDTLPALRDRLQKQQLALEKDVEQYKHFRPDDPAIKTKAMLQKTFLRMIQQLQSDFERTIEGSGSAQINTMELSGGAKINRLFHERFPFEIVKMEFDEKELRKEIAFAIRNIHGIRVGLFTPDMAFEAIVKKQINRLKEPSLKCVDLVVQELSNVVRICTDRMSRYPRLREETERIITTHIRQREQMCKEQLILLVDCELAYMNTNHEDFIGFANAQQSSENSVKSGRHTLGNQVIRKGYMCIHNLGIMKGGSRDYWFVLTSESISWFKDEEEREKKYMLPLDGLKLRDLEQGFMSRRHLFALFNPEGRNVYKDYKQLELSCETQDDVDSWKASFLRAGVYPEKSTEQTNGEEGGTEGQSSMDPQLERQVETIRNLVDSYMKIVTKTTRDLVPKTIMMLIINNAKDFINGELLAHLYASGDQASMMEESPEEAQKREEMLRMYHACKEALRIIGDVSMATVSTPVPPPVKNDWLVSGENPSLGLSPPSPGGPRRGVTQPPPISSSRAPPPVPASGRPAPAIPNRPGPGGPPPTRANPGLPPPMIPSRGGGLQQRITQAATQAATQAAVNELMDAFKINAAIGKIRDVLYKFFYFNLLYCYVRYS, from the exons ATGGCGGGCAATACGGGTATGGAGCAGTTGATCCCGATCGTGAACAAGCTGCAGGATGCGTTCACGCAGCTCGGCGTGCATATGCAGCTCGATCTGCCGCAGATCGCGGTGGTGGGCGGCCAGAGCGCGGGCAAGAGCTCTGTGCTCGAGAACTTCGTCGGCAA AGACTTCTTGCCAAGAGGTTCAGGCATTGTGACAAGGAGACCTCTCATCTTACAGTTGATTAACAGCCCAACTG AACATGCAGAATTTTTGCATTGTAAAGGCAAACAATTTGTGGATTTTAACGAAGTACGGAAAGAAATTGAGGCAGAAACAGATAGGGTGACTGGAAGTAACAAGGGCATTTCTAATATACCAATTAATCTCAGAGTATATTCACCCAACG tgCTAAATTTGACATTAATTGATTTACCTGGGCTTACAAAAGTACCGATCGGAGATCAGCCAGCAGATATAGAAGCTCAAATTAAGGCcatgatttttcaatttatcaaaCGTGAAAATTGTCTTATATTGGCAGTTACACCAGCCAATACTGATTTAGCCAATAGTGATGCTCTTAAACTTGCTAAAGAAGTGGATCCACAAG GTGTACGTACAATTGGCGTTATTACCAAACTGGATCTTATGGACGACGGTACCGATGCGAGAgacattttggaaaataaattattgccaTTGAGAAGGGGTTACATTGGTGTTGTTAATAGAAGTCAAAAGGATATAGAAGGACGGAAGGATATCAAAAATGCTTTAGCCGCTGAGCGAAAGTTCTTCCTCAG CCATCCGTCTTATCGTCATCTAGCAGATAGGTTGGGTACACCATATTTGCAGAGAGTTCTCAATCAACAATTAACAAATCATATCAGGGATACCTTGCCAGCTCTAAGAGATAGATTACAAAAGCAGCAGTTAGCTTTAGAGAAGGATGTCGAGCAGTACAAACATTTCAGACCTGATGATCCTGCAATCAAAACAAAGGCTATGTTACA aaaaacgTTTTTAAGGATGATACAGCAGCTTCAGTCAGATTTTGAGAGAACTATAGAAGGCTCAGGTTCAGCACAAATTAATACTATGGAACTTAGTGGTGGTGCAAAAATCAACAGACTTTTCCATGAACGTTTCCCATTCGAAATTGTTAAAATGGAGTTTGATGAAAAAGAATTAAGGAAAGAAATTGCTTTTGCTATCAGAAATATACATG GTATCAGGGTGGGATTATTTACTCCGGATATGGCTTTTGAGGCAATAGtcaaaaaacaaataaacaGACTTAAGGAACCAAGTCTCAAATGTGTAGATTTAGTCGTGCAAGAACTTAGTAATGTTGTACGCATTTGTACAGATAGG ATGTCACGTTATCCAAGATTAAGAGAAGAGACGGAACGTATCATAACGACACACATCAGGCAGCGCGAGCAAATGTGTAAAGAACAGCTAATCTTGCTGGTGGATTGCGAACTTGCATATATGAATACGAATCATGAAGATTTCATCGGTTTTGCGAA TGCACAGCAATCCTCGGAGAACTCCGTTAAGTCTGGACGGCATACACTAGGCAATCAAGTAATTCGTAAAGGTTACATGTGTATACATAATCTTGGTATTATGAAGGGCGGTTCGAGAGATTACTGGTTTGTTTTAACATCAGAGAGTATCTCCTGGTTCAAGGATGAAGAA gAACGTGAAAAGAAGTACATGTTGCCATTGGATGGGCTGAAATTGCGTGATCTAGAACAAGGTTTCATGTCGCGTCGTCATCTATTTGCGTTATTCAATCCTGAAGGAAGAAACGTTTATAAGGATTATAAACAATTGGAGTTAAGTTGTGAAACGCAAGATGATGTTGACTCCTGGAAGGCGTCATTCCTGAGGGCTGGTGTATATCCCGAAAAATCAACAGAGCAAACAAATGGTGAAGAG GGTGGAACAGAAGGTCAATCATCGATGGATCCTCAATTGGAGCGTCAGGTGGAAACTATCAGAAACTTAGTAGATTCTTATATGAAGATCGTTACGAAAACTACCCGCGATCTAGTTCCCAAAACAATTATGATGCTTATTATTAACAACGCTAAGGATTTCATTAACGGAGAACTGTTGGCACATCTTTACGCAAGCGGCGATCAG GCTTCGATGATGGAAGAATCTCCAGAAGAGGCACAGAAACGAGAAGAGATGTTACGCATGTATCACGCGTGCAAAGAGGCTCTTCGTATCATTGGAGATGTCTCGATGGCTACGGTTTCAACCCCAGTACCACCGCCCGTGAAGAACGATTGGTTGGTGTCCGGCGAAAATCCAAG TCTTGG ATTATCGCCACCATCTCCTGGTGGTCCAAGACGCGGAGTGACACAGCCACCACCTATTTCTAGCTCACGAGCACCACCACCAGTACCTGCAAGTGGCCGGCCAGCACCAGCCATTCCTAATAGACCTGGTCCAGGTGGACCACCACCAACGCGAGCTAACCCTGGCCTACCTCCACCTATGATACCATC TCGAGGGGGTGGTCTACAGCAGAGGATAACACAAGCTGCGACACAAGCTGCGACGCAGGCCGCCGTGAACGAGCTGATGGATGCGTTCAAGATCAA CGCCGCTATTGGAAAAATACGAGacgtattatataaatttttttattttaatttgttatattgttaCGTAAGATATTCGtaa
- the LOC105201830 gene encoding dynamin isoform X24: protein MAGNTGMEQLIPIVNKLQDAFTQLGVHMQLDLPQIAVVGGQSAGKSSVLENFVGKDFLPRGSGIVTRRPLILQLINSPTEHAEFLHCKGKQFVDFNEVRKEIEAETDRVTGSNKGISNIPINLRVYSPNVLNLTLIDLPGLTKVPIGDQPADIEAQIKAMIFQFIKRENCLILAVTPANTDLANSDALKLAKEVDPQGVRTIGVITKLDLMDDGTDARDILENKLLPLRRGYIGVVNRSQKDIEGRKDIKNALAAERKFFLSHPSYRHLADRLGTPYLQRVLNQQLTNHIRDTLPALRDRLQKQQLALEKDVEQYKHFRPDDPAIKTKAMLQKTFLRMIQQLQSDFERTIEGSGSAQINTMELSGGAKINRLFHERFPFEIVKMEFDEKELRKEIAFAIRNIHGIRVGLFTPDMAFEAIVKKQINRLKEPSLKCVDLVVQELSNVVRICTDRMSRYPRLREETERIITTHIRQREQMCKEQLILLVDCELAYMNTNHEDFIGFANAAASSHNASAQQSSENSVKSGRHTLGNQVIRKGYMCIHNLGIMKGGSRDYWFVLTSESISWFKDEEEREKKYMLPLDGLKLRDLEQGFMSRRHLFALFNPEGRNVYKDYKQLELSCETQDDVDSWKASFLRAGVYPEKSTEQTNGEEEGYEGGTEGQSSMDPQLERQVETIRNLVDSYMKIVTKTTRDLVPKTIMMLIINNAKDFINGELLAHLYASGDQASMMEESPEEAQKREEMLRMYHACKEALRIIGDVSMATVSTPVPPPVKNDWLVSGENPSSRAPPPVPASGRPAPAIPNRPGPGGPPPTRANPGLPPPMIPSRRQ, encoded by the exons ATGGCGGGCAATACGGGTATGGAGCAGTTGATCCCGATCGTGAACAAGCTGCAGGATGCGTTCACGCAGCTCGGCGTGCATATGCAGCTCGATCTGCCGCAGATCGCGGTGGTGGGCGGCCAGAGCGCGGGCAAGAGCTCTGTGCTCGAGAACTTCGTCGGCAA AGACTTCTTGCCAAGAGGTTCAGGCATTGTGACAAGGAGACCTCTCATCTTACAGTTGATTAACAGCCCAACTG AACATGCAGAATTTTTGCATTGTAAAGGCAAACAATTTGTGGATTTTAACGAAGTACGGAAAGAAATTGAGGCAGAAACAGATAGGGTGACTGGAAGTAACAAGGGCATTTCTAATATACCAATTAATCTCAGAGTATATTCACCCAACG tgCTAAATTTGACATTAATTGATTTACCTGGGCTTACAAAAGTACCGATCGGAGATCAGCCAGCAGATATAGAAGCTCAAATTAAGGCcatgatttttcaatttatcaaaCGTGAAAATTGTCTTATATTGGCAGTTACACCAGCCAATACTGATTTAGCCAATAGTGATGCTCTTAAACTTGCTAAAGAAGTGGATCCACAAG GTGTACGTACAATTGGCGTTATTACCAAACTGGATCTTATGGACGACGGTACCGATGCGAGAgacattttggaaaataaattattgccaTTGAGAAGGGGTTACATTGGTGTTGTTAATAGAAGTCAAAAGGATATAGAAGGACGGAAGGATATCAAAAATGCTTTAGCCGCTGAGCGAAAGTTCTTCCTCAG CCATCCGTCTTATCGTCATCTAGCAGATAGGTTGGGTACACCATATTTGCAGAGAGTTCTCAATCAACAATTAACAAATCATATCAGGGATACCTTGCCAGCTCTAAGAGATAGATTACAAAAGCAGCAGTTAGCTTTAGAGAAGGATGTCGAGCAGTACAAACATTTCAGACCTGATGATCCTGCAATCAAAACAAAGGCTATGTTACA aaaaacgTTTTTAAGGATGATACAGCAGCTTCAGTCAGATTTTGAGAGAACTATAGAAGGCTCAGGTTCAGCACAAATTAATACTATGGAACTTAGTGGTGGTGCAAAAATCAACAGACTTTTCCATGAACGTTTCCCATTCGAAATTGTTAAAATGGAGTTTGATGAAAAAGAATTAAGGAAAGAAATTGCTTTTGCTATCAGAAATATACATG GTATCAGGGTGGGATTATTTACTCCGGATATGGCTTTTGAGGCAATAGtcaaaaaacaaataaacaGACTTAAGGAACCAAGTCTCAAATGTGTAGATTTAGTCGTGCAAGAACTTAGTAATGTTGTACGCATTTGTACAGATAGG ATGTCACGTTATCCAAGATTAAGAGAAGAGACGGAACGTATCATAACGACACACATCAGGCAGCGCGAGCAAATGTGTAAAGAACAGCTAATCTTGCTGGTGGATTGCGAACTTGCATATATGAATACGAATCATGAAGATTTCATCGGTTTTGCGAA CGCTGCAGCCAGTAGCCATAATGCAAG TGCACAGCAATCCTCGGAGAACTCCGTTAAGTCTGGACGGCATACACTAGGCAATCAAGTAATTCGTAAAGGTTACATGTGTATACATAATCTTGGTATTATGAAGGGCGGTTCGAGAGATTACTGGTTTGTTTTAACATCAGAGAGTATCTCCTGGTTCAAGGATGAAGAA gAACGTGAAAAGAAGTACATGTTGCCATTGGATGGGCTGAAATTGCGTGATCTAGAACAAGGTTTCATGTCGCGTCGTCATCTATTTGCGTTATTCAATCCTGAAGGAAGAAACGTTTATAAGGATTATAAACAATTGGAGTTAAGTTGTGAAACGCAAGATGATGTTGACTCCTGGAAGGCGTCATTCCTGAGGGCTGGTGTATATCCCGAAAAATCAACAGAGCAAACAAATGGTGAAGAG GAAGGATATGAG GGTGGAACAGAAGGTCAATCATCGATGGATCCTCAATTGGAGCGTCAGGTGGAAACTATCAGAAACTTAGTAGATTCTTATATGAAGATCGTTACGAAAACTACCCGCGATCTAGTTCCCAAAACAATTATGATGCTTATTATTAACAACGCTAAGGATTTCATTAACGGAGAACTGTTGGCACATCTTTACGCAAGCGGCGATCAG GCTTCGATGATGGAAGAATCTCCAGAAGAGGCACAGAAACGAGAAGAGATGTTACGCATGTATCACGCGTGCAAAGAGGCTCTTCGTATCATTGGAGATGTCTCGATGGCTACGGTTTCAACCCCAGTACCACCGCCCGTGAAGAACGATTGGTTGGTGTCCGGCGAAAATCCAAG CTCACGAGCACCACCACCAGTACCTGCAAGTGGCCGGCCAGCACCAGCCATTCCTAATAGACCTGGTCCAGGTGGACCACCACCAACGCGAGCTAACCCTGGCCTACCTCCACCTATGATACCATC GCGCCGACAATAA
- the LOC105201830 gene encoding dynamin isoform X23 encodes MAGNTGMEQLIPIVNKLQDAFTQLGVHMQLDLPQIAVVGGQSAGKSSVLENFVGKDFLPRGSGIVTRRPLILQLINSPTEHAEFLHCKGKQFVDFNEVRKEIEAETDRVTGSNKGISNIPINLRVYSPNVLNLTLIDLPGLTKVPIGDQPADIEAQIKAMIFQFIKRENCLILAVTPANTDLANSDALKLAKEVDPQGVRTIGVITKLDLMDDGTDARDILENKLLPLRRGYIGVVNRSQKDIEGRKDIKNALAAERKFFLSHPSYRHLADRLGTPYLQRVLNQQLTNHIRDTLPALRDRLQKQQLALEKDVEQYKHFRPDDPAIKTKAMLQKTFLRMIQQLQSDFERTIEGSGSAQINTMELSGGAKINRLFHERFPFEIVKMEFDEKELRKEIAFAIRNIHGIRVGLFTPDMAFEAIVKKQINRLKEPSLKCVDLVVQELSNVVRICTDRMSRYPRLREETERIITTHIRQREQMCKEQLILLVDCELAYMNTNHEDFIGFANAAASSHNASAQQSSENSVKSGRHTLGNQVIRKGYMCIHNLGIMKGGSRDYWFVLTSESISWFKDEEEREKKYMLPLDGLKLRDLEQGFMSRRHLFALFNPEGRNVYKDYKQLELSCETQDDVDSWKASFLRAGVYPEKSTEQTNGEEEGYEGGTEGQSSMDPQLERQVETIRNLVDSYMKIVTKTTRDLVPKTIMMLIINNAKDFINGELLAHLYASGDQASMMEESPEEAQKREEMLRMYHACKEALRIIGDVSMATVSTPVPPPVKNDWLVSGENPSLGSRAPPPVPASGRPAPAIPNRPGPGGPPPTRANPGLPPPMIPSRRQ; translated from the exons ATGGCGGGCAATACGGGTATGGAGCAGTTGATCCCGATCGTGAACAAGCTGCAGGATGCGTTCACGCAGCTCGGCGTGCATATGCAGCTCGATCTGCCGCAGATCGCGGTGGTGGGCGGCCAGAGCGCGGGCAAGAGCTCTGTGCTCGAGAACTTCGTCGGCAA AGACTTCTTGCCAAGAGGTTCAGGCATTGTGACAAGGAGACCTCTCATCTTACAGTTGATTAACAGCCCAACTG AACATGCAGAATTTTTGCATTGTAAAGGCAAACAATTTGTGGATTTTAACGAAGTACGGAAAGAAATTGAGGCAGAAACAGATAGGGTGACTGGAAGTAACAAGGGCATTTCTAATATACCAATTAATCTCAGAGTATATTCACCCAACG tgCTAAATTTGACATTAATTGATTTACCTGGGCTTACAAAAGTACCGATCGGAGATCAGCCAGCAGATATAGAAGCTCAAATTAAGGCcatgatttttcaatttatcaaaCGTGAAAATTGTCTTATATTGGCAGTTACACCAGCCAATACTGATTTAGCCAATAGTGATGCTCTTAAACTTGCTAAAGAAGTGGATCCACAAG GTGTACGTACAATTGGCGTTATTACCAAACTGGATCTTATGGACGACGGTACCGATGCGAGAgacattttggaaaataaattattgccaTTGAGAAGGGGTTACATTGGTGTTGTTAATAGAAGTCAAAAGGATATAGAAGGACGGAAGGATATCAAAAATGCTTTAGCCGCTGAGCGAAAGTTCTTCCTCAG CCATCCGTCTTATCGTCATCTAGCAGATAGGTTGGGTACACCATATTTGCAGAGAGTTCTCAATCAACAATTAACAAATCATATCAGGGATACCTTGCCAGCTCTAAGAGATAGATTACAAAAGCAGCAGTTAGCTTTAGAGAAGGATGTCGAGCAGTACAAACATTTCAGACCTGATGATCCTGCAATCAAAACAAAGGCTATGTTACA aaaaacgTTTTTAAGGATGATACAGCAGCTTCAGTCAGATTTTGAGAGAACTATAGAAGGCTCAGGTTCAGCACAAATTAATACTATGGAACTTAGTGGTGGTGCAAAAATCAACAGACTTTTCCATGAACGTTTCCCATTCGAAATTGTTAAAATGGAGTTTGATGAAAAAGAATTAAGGAAAGAAATTGCTTTTGCTATCAGAAATATACATG GTATCAGGGTGGGATTATTTACTCCGGATATGGCTTTTGAGGCAATAGtcaaaaaacaaataaacaGACTTAAGGAACCAAGTCTCAAATGTGTAGATTTAGTCGTGCAAGAACTTAGTAATGTTGTACGCATTTGTACAGATAGG ATGTCACGTTATCCAAGATTAAGAGAAGAGACGGAACGTATCATAACGACACACATCAGGCAGCGCGAGCAAATGTGTAAAGAACAGCTAATCTTGCTGGTGGATTGCGAACTTGCATATATGAATACGAATCATGAAGATTTCATCGGTTTTGCGAA CGCTGCAGCCAGTAGCCATAATGCAAG TGCACAGCAATCCTCGGAGAACTCCGTTAAGTCTGGACGGCATACACTAGGCAATCAAGTAATTCGTAAAGGTTACATGTGTATACATAATCTTGGTATTATGAAGGGCGGTTCGAGAGATTACTGGTTTGTTTTAACATCAGAGAGTATCTCCTGGTTCAAGGATGAAGAA gAACGTGAAAAGAAGTACATGTTGCCATTGGATGGGCTGAAATTGCGTGATCTAGAACAAGGTTTCATGTCGCGTCGTCATCTATTTGCGTTATTCAATCCTGAAGGAAGAAACGTTTATAAGGATTATAAACAATTGGAGTTAAGTTGTGAAACGCAAGATGATGTTGACTCCTGGAAGGCGTCATTCCTGAGGGCTGGTGTATATCCCGAAAAATCAACAGAGCAAACAAATGGTGAAGAG GAAGGATATGAG GGTGGAACAGAAGGTCAATCATCGATGGATCCTCAATTGGAGCGTCAGGTGGAAACTATCAGAAACTTAGTAGATTCTTATATGAAGATCGTTACGAAAACTACCCGCGATCTAGTTCCCAAAACAATTATGATGCTTATTATTAACAACGCTAAGGATTTCATTAACGGAGAACTGTTGGCACATCTTTACGCAAGCGGCGATCAG GCTTCGATGATGGAAGAATCTCCAGAAGAGGCACAGAAACGAGAAGAGATGTTACGCATGTATCACGCGTGCAAAGAGGCTCTTCGTATCATTGGAGATGTCTCGATGGCTACGGTTTCAACCCCAGTACCACCGCCCGTGAAGAACGATTGGTTGGTGTCCGGCGAAAATCCAAG TCTTGG CTCACGAGCACCACCACCAGTACCTGCAAGTGGCCGGCCAGCACCAGCCATTCCTAATAGACCTGGTCCAGGTGGACCACCACCAACGCGAGCTAACCCTGGCCTACCTCCACCTATGATACCATC GCGCCGACAATAA